DNA from Triticum aestivum cultivar Chinese Spring chromosome 7D, IWGSC CS RefSeq v2.1, whole genome shotgun sequence:
TGAATCCAATTTTTTTACTATGGTAGATATGTGTCATACTTACCACCTCATAAAATTTCATATTTTTCCAATGTTTATAAAGTGAGATATGGAgatcggtgcaccggtagcaccaaatTCACCGTTGCACCAGATACGTTCCCGTGCATGGACAATCCTCCAATAATCAACAACAAATTAGAGATGAGTGTCTCCAATCTCTGCCAAAAACACACGATGGCCCAACAATAATAAGTGCATGGACTATCCTCCATCTCTCAGTGTGCTCTCATCGCCCCTGCTGGAGGGCACTGACGTGTGGAGTCTGTACAGATCCATTTCGAGATTAGGTTGATGATTGTTTGGTTTGTAGGGGGACCAGTCCCCCGGTGAAACAAATTCACCTACCTTAATACAGATGATGGACAagaatctctactcttataaagaacagagttgatgatgatggtgtgcctgccatcctgcaatatagcccgtctgatttatatctgacggataagaaggaaactatgacaattttgcaaaaagatacccacacctctctccacatttgcaaataaggccttccctcattcatcattttctctcacaagataaactattcatacaaatgcattcttgatgttacgtgcaacgcacgggcatcttgctagtaacacTAACATGCAAAACAAACGATATGACGGCTCAAGCAAGACAAACATAGATTAGACCTGCATAACTGATAAATAAAGATATTTTTACTATGGATTAGTGAGTAATTTTACAACTCATTGTACAAACTGGACGATACCCCGTGCGTTCTACGAAAATCTTGTTTAAAACACATAAATAAGTGTAAATAAACTAAAACTAATGTAAGAGTATTTTGCATGAATAAGTTCCTAAAAAAATGGCATACATGAGTCGATGAGGTTGCATGTTTTCCATGAACAAACCAATGTAAAAAAAAACTTCTAGCTATATGCATAACTTGGTGATGTGACATTGTTGCATGGATAGTGAGGTACAACTATTGAGGAATAGAGAATACCTAGAACAAGGAGTGACATTCAGGCGATGCAACTTTTATACCTGAACGTGGGGAAATGGTTTAGCGACAGGAGAGCACATTGAGAGCAAGcaatttgtttttactttatagttaatttgtttttcatttttgtttATATGTTTTCACCTTTTTATGTTTCTCTTTATGCGAGatattaatatttttattttttaaaatgtgtgaacactttttaaaaaatcatgattatttttataaaaaacatgaatagtttttaaaattatttgaaatcTCTTAAAgttcttatatttaggaatggagggagtacatattacttttgtgtaaatatgtttcATAATTCACGAACATATATAGCGTGATTTATATCGTTTGTTTATCAAAATTCCGGAAAACCTCATACCTATGTGAATGGGCCACGCTGACCTCTCGGGCCGTTAAGCCCACGACGCTCGCTCCCCGCACTATAGCAAcggccggcgccgcctcctccccaacgCGTCGTCCCGTCGAGCGCCACCGCACCGGTTTCCTTGCCGTCGCGCGCCACCGCTGCTCTCCTATCCGCCTTCACCATACGTTGCCGGCCCTGCTACCCCTGCTCATAACCGTCTCCAGGATTCCTTCGCGGGCGCCGCGGGCCGTCTTCTGGAAGCGGATCGGAGGCGGCGAGCGGGCGGGGAAAGCGGCGGCCAGAGGAGATGCTCAAGTTCCTGTCCAGGGTGGTGGTGGAGTACAACCCGCTCGACCCGCGCAAGGCGGCGGCCGTGGAGCTCCTCGCGCAGTGCAACGGCCGCAAGGCCAAGGACTCCAACCCCACCTGCTCCGTCGAGCTGCGGCGCCTGCCCTCCCCGGCCGCGGCCGAGGACcccgaggcccagccgcccccGCGCGTCCTCGTCACCTACCTCAACGGCGCCGAGGAGGCCTTCGTCGCCGCCGACGGCGCCACCGCGCAGGGCATGCGCGACCAGATCCTCGCCCGCGGCCGCCTCCTCGAGACCGAGCAGCTCTTCCGCGAGGCCGGGGAGAAGTGGCCCGTCGTCATCcccgaggaggagctcggcatgTCATTCCCCGGTATCAAGGTGCCTCTTCTACTCCTGTTTCGTTAACTTcactttctgtcgaacaccttgcacgCGTGCGCGTTGTGTACCGAAATCCCTCGTCCAAACATTGGAATACGGACAGTTGCTTACGTCGTCGCTCTTTCAACCTGTATATGTGGTCATGGAACCTTTTTTACAATGCATAACATTCTTATGTGCGTCAGAGTGTTATGCTGTTATTCACGTGTAGAATGGATAAGTAGGATTATTACAAATTTTGAATTTATGTTTTGGTTAATTAATACAGATGTAGCGTTACCTGTGTTGTGTTTTGACTGTAGACTTATATCATGTTTCACATATATCACCTGCGTCATATTTGTCTATGTATGCTGGATGCTCATTTCGGTTGTATTGCTACTGTTGGGTTTTATCTAGCCTCTTTTACCTTCCTTCTGTTCATCAAACATTGCTAACATTGTGTAATTTGTTCTCTTCAACATTTTGTATGGTGGGTGATTATATAGCTGGTCTGCAATTATTGCTCATTTCATTGAGTACCAACTAACATGTATGCATACTTAAATTTTTCTGGCATTGAATCACTTCACCGATTGATTGTGTGCATGTGTACTGGGAAAATCATTGGAAATGACATTAAAATGCATGATCCTTTCTTGTAAACTGTTTGTCAAGGTGTACTGTGCCTTTTTTTTATAAGAAAATGTCAAAGTGTACTATTTATGTGCAACATGATAAATATCGTTTGGCATTTATCCAGTTCTATAAAAGGAATTAGGATCACCACTGGTTTTAGCATTTATAATCCAGTTTGATAAGGGGAACTATGACTGCAAGCCCATAAGCTGGTACTATGCATTTAGCCCTGGCTCATGAACATACTCTTTTGTAGTCATTCATAACATTGGAAGTAAAATACTGGGTTTTGATTTTAAAAGTCAATAAGATGTAACTTTGATTGCATATTAGATCTCTTTAACCATCATTCATATGATTTGGCTGCATGCATTTTAGGGCATCATCCTTTTTTTTAACTGTCTGTGGTATCAGTTATTTATTTTGTTCTTATTTTTAAAAGATGTCTACTAATCTTAGCAGTACCTTTATTCTTGGGTGTCCATAGGGCAGTCAAGCAAAAACACCTATACACCATTTtgacttttttttcttgttttgttCACCTACTTGTTAGTTGGTTTTATATATTGTTTATATAAGCTCTTTCAGGGTTTAATTTCTACTCTGTAGGTAAGCGTTCCATGATTTGTCTAGACATTTTGATGTTCCACTCCTACAGAAACGTGTGCCTAGGTCCTTCTAGGAAAGAAATGCTTACATACTATCCCTAGCCCTTTACATTTTTATTGAGAGAATACTGCTTTGGCTCATTACCTTTGTAATAAGACATAAACATGTTCTTTTTCATTAACGCAGTAGTTAGTCATCCTGCCTGTTTTGTCGGAAAAAATAAATTGCACGAGCATATTGAGTGGCCATTTTACATGCCTCCTCAGTCAACCTTTTACATAGTATTCTTACCTTTTTAGGAACACCTTTATTTAATCTAGATAATAAAGAGTGCTTTGTGTTCCTAAATGCAGATAAATTTTAGTTTCTAAAGAATTTCCAATCTGCATAAGTAGAACCTGAACATAGTTTGATTTTAGATTTACTATAATCAAGCATGGTTTCATTTGTCATAACTCAGTAACATTTTTATCGAAGTTGTTTTAAAACTAGTTTAGAAACTGCCATTAGTAGAAGAAGACAGTATGATATGTAACATGTACTTGCATGGCTATGCATATCTTTCGAGGAAGAGTTTGCTAATAATTGGATTGAACTTCCATATGGTTCTCTTGGGCACAAGATTTCCATTGAAATACTCAGACAACCATCTGCGCATTGCACACTAGTTCCTGGACTCTGGATAACACTTATTTCTAATTACCCGCTTGTATTGTTACCTGACATATAACTATTTTAACCAGACATTTGTCTTGGGCACAAGTTTTGTAAGTACATAGGTAATGAAATGCACATTGCAAGCTCCAATAGTTCCTGGGTATCCTATACGTACTTTCTAATTGCCCATACTGTTACCTAGCTGTGTATACAGTACATACATACTTCTGTATGTTGTGTATGATAGTGCATTTCTTTCTGCTTGCGGACCCTTTATTCTTCACAGTAGCACAGAATTTGATTTGATGCTGTTGCCAGATGTGTTTCACACACCAAATGTTATTTTCCTTAAAAAGAATGATATTCTTGTTTCCAccattttatttccttttttcctATAATTGCATGAAATTCACTACACATACTTACCTCTAGTCTCTGCCAGCCTGCCATGCCCACTTTCATGTTTGAAGAAGCATATTTGTTCCTATTGGGCCATGGTATATGCCATTGATGTGCTGGAGAGTCATTTACATGTAAAATTTAGGAGTTATGCACTTTTCATTTTGGTGATGTTTAGATGCAATATTCTCAAGATATCTAAGTCATATGCAGTCACGTTGCTCCTAGAGATTATCGGTTTCAAAGTGCGGGTGCTATTTCTAGTTTTTTTTATAGTCTCGATGATACCATGGACATGCATGGTAGATTTATTTTCTTCTTATACAGATGTTCCCCATCATTGTATTAAACCCTTGTGTTCCTAGGGATTAAGGAAAaacatactactccctctgttcgaaaATAGTTGACTTGAACTAAAACCACGTCAACTATTTTCGAATGGAGGAAGTACATATTTACAAGATTGACTGCTTTATTGAATTGAGGTGCTCCTCGGCATATCTGCGTCATTCATGGTAGGTCGGGATGTTTTTTGTACACATGTTTAGGTTGCTTGTGAGCAATCCCATCTTAGTCACTTGTTAGTAGTACCGGAAGTTGGTAGGATCACAAGGTGGACTGGGCACCCCACCAGGGGGTTCCTTTATGGGACTGAAATATATGTGATGTGAGTAATTTGGTTTATGCTCGAATTTTCAATTAAATTGACCAGGCTCTCGTGATGCGGGCGATTTGGATGCATGCTTGAATTTTCCATCCGATGTACCAGACCTGCTATTGTTCAGTACttggtactccctccgatccaaattaattgagtGTTAATTAATTTGTATTGGAGGGGGTATGAGTTTGTTTTCCCCCTCGTGAATTCTAAATGGAAATCCTGATGTATGTTTTTACTTTCCAGCCAAAGAAAGCCGAGGAGAAGCCCCAGGCTTCGTGATCAAGGCAGAGCTCTTTCAGTCTGGTGTGGTTAACTAGCAGTACATCTGTTCTCTCGCATTTGGGAGCTTGTCTTCATTGACTAGTTCAGGTTCAGGGCATGTCCCTTGTTCGTTTCTCTTTTCTCGGAACATGCTATGCTGAGTAGCCCATTTGGTGTTGATTTTACAACCCTGTTCTAGAACGATCAACTGTGAACCAATTTATTCAGAATAAGTTTGCTCTGTGCTCTTGTAGCGGTATTCACTGCGCATTTCTCTGAAGTCTGAGATGAAGTGCTGTAATCATGTTCGTAGCATTAGTTTCAACAGAGAGAAGTCCATATTACAACCCTGAACTACCACCGAAGTCTAATGTACAACCTTAAACTTCAAAACCGTCTGTTTTGCAACCCCGAACTTCCAAAGCCGGGCAAAAACCAACCCTCTTCACCTCAAACCATTTTTTGACTGGTTTTCAATGGTTGACTGGCTAGTCAGCGCCTAGTCAGCTGCCATGTCAGCATGGGCACTAAACCAATCCCATCTCTTTCTCTCTGTACAGTTCCTCCCCACCCGACCCCATCTCAACACGCATCCCCGCTGCCGTCCCCTGGTACCCCGTCCCGATTAGCTCCACCGCCGGCTACCGGCGAAGACCGGCGCCGCCACATGTTCCCTCTCCCCCGCGCTGTCCGAGTAGGAGGACGCCTCCACTCCTTCTGTCCTCCAGCTTCACGTTGTCCGAGTCATTGAACGACGACGACATTGAGTTCACGGCTGTTACCTTCCCCGGATTTGGAGAAGGAGGCCCTCACGACTAGAATTGAGGGAGGTAAATTGGGTGGCCGTGCCGTGCTatgggaagcggcggcggcggagctgctcGGCCAGCGCAACGGCGGAGCCATGGTGCCGCCGAGCATGGCGCAGCGGCCTGCGAGATGCTGGCGCTGGACAGCGGACGATGCGCTCAAGGGAGATGGCCTGGGCACGCCGTCCGATGAATGCTTGATTGCGATTCCTTGTGAGCACGCTGCGAACCTTGATTTGACTTTTCAGCGCACCCATGACACTGTAAACTACTGTAATTGCATGCTGATAGCTACTCGCTGATATTACGACAAAATTGGAGTACCGTTGTTACTCCCTTAACTCTACAAATTAAGGCATAAATAAGAACAGGTATCTAGTGGTCAAATCGTGTCTAtttttaatt
Protein-coding regions in this window:
- the LOC123168730 gene encoding uncharacterized protein isoform X2, giving the protein MLKFLSRVVVEYNPLDPRKAAAVELLAQCNGRKAKDSNPTCSVELRRLPSPAAAEDPEAQPPPRVLVTYLNGAEEAFVAADGATAQGMRDQILARGRLLETEQLFREAGEKWPVVIPEEELGMSFPGIKALVMRAIWMHA
- the LOC123168730 gene encoding uncharacterized protein isoform X1, encoding MLKFLSRVVVEYNPLDPRKAAAVELLAQCNGRKAKDSNPTCSVELRRLPSPAAAEDPEAQPPPRVLVTYLNGAEEAFVAADGATAQGMRDQILARGRLLETEQLFREAGEKWPVVIPEEELGMSFPGIKPKKAEEKPQAS